The proteins below come from a single Streptomyces sp. SCSIO 75703 genomic window:
- a CDS encoding GNAT family N-acetyltransferase, producing the protein MTSRAEIDVRPITEADFPDWSRALSTGFLQDPVLGEEQLRARARQFVPGRLLGAFDRGRCVATYRSFDQRLTAVGGAEVPADAVSNVTVTATHRRRGLLSRMIGADLAAARERGDVVATLIAAEYPIYGRYGFGPATTMTEWTVDVPRAGLDPRWAAPEDGGTLDLVDGADVRKLGPELHERLRRAQPGAVSRDDLWWQVRTGVVRMHATPWHEPYYAVYRSPDGEVQGMAAYRVDDTWGDAKQPLNTATVDWLIGVTPAAERALWRYFCSIDWITTVKSGWRSPDDLLPQYLPDPRAARIGTQADWLWVRVLDVVRALEARTYAASGALVLEVVDPGGPAAGRWRLEAGAQGASCARTTESADLVLDAGALAMLWLGDESATRLAALGRVTEERAGAALSADALLRAPRRPWCPDMF; encoded by the coding sequence ATGACCAGCCGTGCCGAGATCGACGTACGCCCCATCACCGAGGCCGACTTCCCCGACTGGAGCCGGGCCCTGAGCACCGGTTTCCTCCAGGATCCCGTCCTGGGGGAGGAGCAACTGCGCGCCCGCGCCAGACAGTTCGTACCGGGCCGGCTGCTCGGCGCGTTCGACCGCGGCCGGTGCGTCGCCACGTACCGCTCCTTCGACCAGCGGCTCACCGCCGTCGGCGGCGCCGAGGTGCCGGCCGACGCGGTCTCCAACGTCACCGTCACCGCGACGCACCGGCGCCGCGGCCTGCTCAGCCGCATGATCGGCGCCGACCTCGCGGCGGCCAGGGAACGCGGGGACGTGGTCGCCACGCTCATCGCCGCCGAGTACCCGATCTACGGCCGCTACGGCTTCGGCCCGGCCACGACCATGACCGAGTGGACGGTCGACGTGCCCCGCGCCGGCCTCGACCCGCGCTGGGCGGCGCCGGAGGACGGCGGCACCCTCGACCTCGTCGACGGTGCCGACGTGCGCAAGCTCGGCCCCGAACTGCACGAGCGGCTGCGCCGGGCCCAGCCGGGCGCGGTCAGCCGCGACGACCTGTGGTGGCAGGTGCGGACCGGCGTCGTCCGGATGCACGCCACCCCGTGGCACGAGCCGTACTACGCGGTGTACCGCTCGCCCGACGGCGAGGTCCAGGGCATGGCCGCCTACCGGGTCGACGACACCTGGGGCGACGCGAAGCAGCCGCTCAACACGGCGACCGTCGACTGGCTGATCGGCGTCACCCCGGCCGCCGAGCGCGCCCTGTGGCGGTACTTCTGCTCCATCGACTGGATCACCACGGTCAAGAGCGGCTGGCGCTCCCCGGACGACCTGCTCCCGCAGTACCTGCCCGACCCGCGGGCGGCCCGGATCGGCACCCAGGCCGACTGGCTGTGGGTCCGCGTCCTGGACGTCGTACGGGCCCTGGAGGCGCGGACGTACGCGGCGAGCGGCGCGCTGGTGCTGGAGGTCGTGGACCCGGGCGGGCCGGCCGCCGGGCGGTGGCGTCTGGAGGCCGGGGCGCAGGGCGCGTCCTGCGCGCGGACCACCGAGAGCGCCGACCTCGTGCTGGACGCCGGGGCGTTGGCGATGCTGTGGCTCGGGGACGAGTCGGCCACGCGGCTGGCGGCGCTGGGCCGGGTCACGGAAGAACGAGCGGGCGCCGCCCTGTCGGCCGACGCCCTGCTGCGTGCGCCCAGGCGCCCGTGGTGCCCGGACATGTTCTGA
- a CDS encoding alpha/beta fold hydrolase, with amino-acid sequence MSKGPAGRVARATSRPSARAPRPASAPGPAGAPPPAARRTPARTFLRTADGVRVDAVYAPGAAAGDAHAPVFVVAHGFTGDADRPHVRRIAAALARHGAVVTFSFRGHGASGGRSTVGDREVLDLAAAVAWARGFGHPRLVTVGFSMGGSVVLRHAALHGADAVAGTDAVVSVSSPARWYYRGTAPMRRLHWLVMRPAGRLVGRWGLRTRIHHRDWDPVPLSPVEAAARITVPLLLVHGDRDAYFPLDHPRMLAGAAGDRGELWLEPGMGHAEHATDAGLLDRIGDWAVARAG; translated from the coding sequence ATGAGCAAGGGTCCGGCAGGTCGTGTGGCGCGCGCCACCTCTCGTCCGTCCGCCCGCGCACCGCGCCCGGCGTCCGCCCCGGGCCCGGCGGGGGCCCCGCCGCCGGCCGCGCGCCGCACCCCCGCCCGCACGTTCCTCCGGACGGCCGACGGCGTGCGCGTCGACGCCGTCTACGCGCCCGGCGCCGCCGCCGGTGACGCGCACGCCCCGGTCTTCGTCGTCGCGCACGGCTTCACCGGGGACGCCGACCGGCCGCACGTGCGCCGGATCGCGGCGGCCCTGGCCCGCCACGGGGCGGTGGTCACCTTCTCCTTCCGCGGGCACGGCGCCTCCGGCGGCCGGTCCACGGTCGGCGACCGCGAGGTGCTCGACCTGGCGGCGGCGGTCGCCTGGGCGCGCGGCTTCGGGCACCCGCGCCTGGTCACCGTCGGCTTCTCGATGGGCGGCTCGGTGGTGCTGCGGCACGCCGCCCTGCACGGCGCGGACGCCGTCGCCGGGACCGACGCGGTGGTCTCCGTGAGTTCCCCCGCCCGCTGGTACTACCGGGGGACCGCGCCCATGCGCCGGCTGCACTGGCTGGTCATGCGCCCGGCCGGCCGCCTGGTGGGCCGCTGGGGGCTGCGCACCCGCATCCACCACCGGGACTGGGACCCGGTGCCGCTCTCCCCGGTGGAGGCGGCGGCGCGGATCACGGTGCCGCTGCTGCTGGTGCACGGCGACCGGGACGCCTACTTCCCCCTCGACCACCCGCGCATGCTGGCCGGGGCCGCCGGTGACCGGGGCGAACTCTGGCTGGAGCCCGGCATGGGCCACGCCGAGCACGCCACGGACGCGGGACTCCTGGACCGGATCGGCGACTGGGCGGTCGCGCGGGCGGGCTAG
- a CDS encoding winged helix-turn-helix domain-containing protein, translating to MVVTQENASVNTGRRPTPQEIAEILRDRIRGGRLKAGDRLPTQAELADEFGVERGTVRQALRALQDDGLLTNVSKGSPPRIAQPAPHPGEPQPALVVLGPRLSDAFREPRVRLDVVCHTAESLLLALSEPLRLIHEGRVRPNSLHLRVLMPARDIALAFPVLAGPADSADPADPADPADPADPGVPESVTAGPGAGEGQTSERGPEPGPDDPAHRRWLQMRNAQARVLRHSLHALRSTHGIAVDVAFRSLPFTPPVKLYLLNGEEALLGYYIVARREEEWEDRTFPTYDALGTQSLLFSFRDQAGPRDAAFVAESQKWFDALWDTITTDMTLS from the coding sequence CTGGTCGTGACCCAGGAGAACGCGTCCGTGAACACCGGCAGAAGGCCCACGCCCCAGGAGATCGCCGAGATCCTGCGGGACCGCATCCGCGGCGGCCGGCTCAAGGCGGGCGACCGCCTCCCCACCCAGGCCGAACTCGCCGACGAGTTCGGTGTGGAACGCGGCACCGTCCGGCAGGCCCTGCGCGCGCTCCAGGACGACGGCCTGCTCACCAACGTCAGCAAGGGCAGCCCGCCCCGCATCGCCCAGCCCGCCCCCCACCCCGGCGAACCGCAGCCGGCGCTGGTGGTGCTCGGACCGCGCCTGTCGGACGCCTTCCGCGAGCCCCGGGTACGGCTCGACGTGGTGTGCCACACCGCGGAATCCCTCCTGCTGGCGCTCAGCGAGCCGCTGCGTCTGATCCACGAGGGCCGCGTCCGCCCGAACTCCCTCCATCTGCGCGTCCTGATGCCGGCCCGCGACATCGCCCTGGCCTTCCCGGTCCTGGCCGGCCCGGCGGACTCGGCGGACCCGGCGGACCCGGCGGACCCGGCGGACCCGGCGGACCCGGGGGTGCCGGAGAGCGTCACGGCCGGTCCGGGAGCGGGGGAGGGCCAGACGTCCGAGCGGGGGCCGGAGCCGGGGCCGGACGACCCGGCGCACCGGCGCTGGCTCCAGATGCGCAACGCCCAGGCCCGGGTGCTCCGGCACAGCCTGCACGCCCTGCGCTCCACCCACGGCATCGCCGTCGACGTCGCGTTCCGGTCCCTGCCCTTCACCCCGCCGGTGAAGCTCTACCTCCTCAACGGGGAGGAGGCGCTGCTCGGTTACTACATCGTCGCCCGGCGCGAGGAGGAGTGGGAGGACCGGACGTTCCCGACGTACGACGCCCTCGGCACCCAGTCCCTGCTGTTCTCCTTCCGCGACCAGGCGGGCCCCCGGGACGCCGCCTTCGTGGCCGAGTCCCAGAAGTGGTTCGACGCCCTGTGGGACACCATCACCACCGACATGACGCTCTCCTGA
- a CDS encoding Fur family transcriptional regulator, translating to MVSTDWKSDLRQRGYRLTPQRQLVLEAVDTLEHATPDDILVEVRKTASGVNISTVYRTLELLEELGLVSHAHLGHGAPTYHLADRHHHIHLVCRDCSDVIEADVSVAAEFTAKLREQFGFDTDMKHFAIFGRCADCAPGAPPAGS from the coding sequence GTGGTGAGCACCGACTGGAAGAGCGACCTCAGACAGCGCGGCTACCGGCTGACCCCCCAGCGTCAGCTCGTACTGGAGGCCGTGGACACCCTCGAGCACGCGACCCCGGACGACATCCTCGTCGAGGTGAGGAAGACGGCCTCCGGCGTCAACATCTCCACCGTGTACCGCACCCTGGAGCTGCTGGAGGAGCTGGGCCTCGTCTCGCACGCCCACCTCGGCCACGGGGCGCCCACCTACCACCTCGCCGACCGGCACCACCACATCCACCTCGTCTGCCGGGACTGCTCCGACGTGATCGAGGCCGATGTGTCGGTGGCCGCCGAGTTCACCGCCAAGCTCCGCGAACAGTTCGGCTTCGACACCGACATGAAGCACTTCGCCATCTTCGGCCGCTGCGCGGACTGCGCCCCCGGGGCACCGCCCGCCGGGTCGTAG
- a CDS encoding FABP family protein — MIEIPSDLHKDLVPLAFLLGEWAGAGVHDFPGAEKCNFGQEVAFTHDGRDFLEYRSRTWVLDGDGNKVRPLETEHGFWRIDAGRKVEVTMVRDDGVIEIWYGELADQKPQIDLVTDAVARTPDARPYTGGKRLYGYVKSDLMWVGEKQTPEVELRPYMSAHLKKVVTPEDVERWAKALPDDMPDDGIAFFK; from the coding sequence ATGATCGAGATTCCGTCCGACCTGCACAAGGACCTCGTCCCGCTCGCCTTCCTGCTCGGTGAGTGGGCGGGCGCCGGCGTGCACGACTTCCCCGGCGCCGAGAAGTGCAACTTCGGCCAGGAGGTCGCCTTCACCCACGACGGCCGGGACTTCCTGGAGTACCGCTCCCGCACCTGGGTGCTGGACGGCGACGGGAACAAGGTCCGCCCGCTGGAGACCGAGCACGGCTTCTGGCGGATCGACGCCGGCCGCAAGGTCGAGGTCACGATGGTCCGCGACGACGGCGTCATCGAGATCTGGTACGGCGAGCTGGCCGACCAGAAGCCGCAGATCGACCTCGTCACCGACGCGGTCGCCCGCACCCCCGACGCCCGCCCCTACACCGGCGGCAAGCGGCTGTACGGCTACGTCAAGAGCGACCTCATGTGGGTCGGCGAGAAGCAGACCCCGGAGGTCGAGCTGCGCCCCTACATGTCCGCCCACCTCAAGAAGGTCGTCACCCCCGAGGACGTCGAACGCTGGGCCAAGGCCCTCCCCGACGACATGCCGGACGACGGCATCGCCTTCTTCAAGTAG
- a CDS encoding IS481 family transposase, which produces MPHRNARLTVFGRRLLVERVCSGRPVAHVAAEMGISRATAHKWIRRWRAEGEAGLHDRSSRPHTTPHRTAASVETRVCDLRQSRKLGPARIGPILGLPASTVHRILTRHRLNRLAWLDRPTGTLIRRYERERPGELIHVDVKKLGRIPDGGGHKALGRQAGRATRNNMGFDYVHSAVDDHTRLAYSEIHGDEKTATCAGFLTRAATFFHSQGITRIERVLTDNAWAYRKGLAWKAVLAELGATGKLTRAYRPQTNGKVERFNRTLLDEWAYLRPYTSNTERTEALADFLHTYNHHRCHTALDGHPPISRVNNAAGQYT; this is translated from the coding sequence GTGCCCCACCGTAATGCCCGGCTGACCGTCTTCGGTAGAAGACTGCTGGTCGAACGTGTCTGCTCAGGCCGTCCGGTCGCTCACGTGGCCGCCGAGATGGGTATCTCCCGGGCCACGGCTCACAAATGGATCCGCAGGTGGCGGGCTGAAGGCGAGGCGGGCCTGCACGACCGGTCGAGCCGGCCTCACACGACGCCGCACCGGACCGCGGCCTCGGTCGAAACCCGCGTCTGCGACCTGCGACAGAGCCGCAAGCTCGGGCCGGCCAGGATCGGCCCGATCCTGGGCCTGCCCGCCTCGACCGTCCACCGGATCCTGACCCGCCACCGGCTCAACCGCCTGGCCTGGCTCGACCGCCCCACCGGCACGCTGATCCGCCGCTACGAACGCGAGCGTCCCGGGGAACTCATCCACGTCGACGTGAAGAAACTCGGCCGGATCCCCGACGGCGGCGGTCACAAAGCGCTGGGCCGCCAGGCCGGCCGGGCCACCCGCAACAACATGGGCTTCGACTACGTCCACTCCGCCGTCGACGACCACACCCGCCTCGCCTACAGCGAGATCCACGGCGACGAGAAGACCGCGACCTGCGCGGGCTTCCTCACCCGCGCGGCCACGTTCTTCCACAGCCAGGGCATCACCCGGATCGAGCGGGTGCTGACCGACAACGCCTGGGCCTACCGCAAGGGCCTGGCCTGGAAGGCAGTCCTGGCCGAGCTCGGCGCGACCGGCAAGCTGACCCGGGCCTACCGGCCGCAGACCAACGGCAAGGTCGAACGCTTCAACCGCACCCTGCTCGACGAATGGGCCTACCTGCGGCCCTACACCTCAAACACCGAACGGACCGAAGCCCTGGCAGACTTCCTCCACACCTACAACCACCACCGCTGCCACACCGCACTGGACGGACACCCGCCCATCAGCCGTGTCAACAACGCTGCGGGTCAATACACCTAG
- a CDS encoding sulfurtransferase, with protein MSRSDVLVDADWLQDHLDDPNIAVVEVDEDTSAYEKNHIRNAIRIDWTKDLQDPVRRDFVDQEGFEKLLSAKGIANDTLVVLYGGNNNWFASYAYWYFKLYGHENVKLLDGGRKKWELDARELVEEVPVRATTDYKAKPQDTSIRAFRDEVVAAIGVQNIVDVRSPDEFSGKLLAPAHLPQEQSQRPGHVPSSRNIPWSKNANDDGTFKSDEELKALYEAEQIDLSKDTIALCRIGERSALSWFVLHELLGVENVKNYDGSWTEYGSLVGVPIELGPAK; from the coding sequence ATGAGCCGCAGCGACGTCCTGGTCGACGCCGACTGGCTGCAGGACCACCTGGACGACCCGAACATCGCCGTCGTCGAGGTGGACGAGGACACGTCCGCGTACGAGAAGAACCACATCCGGAACGCGATCCGCATCGACTGGACCAAGGACCTTCAGGACCCGGTGCGCCGCGACTTCGTGGACCAGGAGGGCTTCGAGAAGCTCCTGTCGGCCAAGGGCATCGCCAACGACACGCTGGTGGTCCTCTACGGCGGCAACAACAACTGGTTCGCCTCCTACGCCTACTGGTACTTCAAGCTCTACGGCCACGAGAACGTCAAGCTGCTCGACGGCGGCCGCAAGAAGTGGGAGCTGGACGCCCGCGAGCTGGTCGAGGAGGTGCCCGTGCGCGCCACCACCGACTACAAGGCCAAGCCGCAGGACACCTCGATCCGCGCCTTCCGCGACGAGGTCGTCGCCGCGATCGGCGTGCAGAACATCGTCGACGTGCGCTCGCCCGACGAGTTCTCCGGCAAGCTCCTCGCCCCGGCCCACCTGCCGCAGGAGCAGTCGCAGCGCCCCGGCCACGTGCCGTCCTCGCGCAACATCCCGTGGTCGAAGAACGCCAACGACGACGGCACCTTCAAGTCCGACGAGGAGCTGAAGGCCCTCTACGAGGCCGAGCAGATCGACCTCTCCAAGGACACCATCGCCCTGTGCCGCATCGGCGAGCGCTCCGCCCTGAGCTGGTTCGTCCTGCACGAGCTGCTCGGTGTGGAGAACGTCAAGAACTACGACGGCTCCTGGACCGAGTACGGCTCGCTCGTCGGCGTGCCGATCGAGCTGGGCCCCGCCAAGTAA
- a CDS encoding asparaginase, which produces MSASPPVSPPAPAAPPAPPTALAPAAPPVLAEVVRSGFVEGRHRGALVVLGADGAVELALGDVTAPVFPRSSNKPLQAAAVLRAGLDLAGERLALAAASHSGETFHRTLVRTMLADFGLDAGLLRCPPDLPLDAEERDLYLASGESADPVTMNCSGKHTAMLAACALRGWPLEDYLDPGHPLQRLVHRTVEDAAGEPVAAVGTDGCGAPLMAISLVGLARAFQNVAGAEPGTPERRVADAMRAHPEYVAGTRRADTWLMREVPGTLSKMGAEAVQAVALPDGRALAFKIEDGATRALGPVLARALTLLGVDGPVVGRIGRAPLLGGGAEVGEIRAAF; this is translated from the coding sequence ATGTCCGCGTCCCCGCCCGTGTCCCCGCCCGCGCCGGCCGCTCCGCCCGCGCCGCCGACCGCCCTCGCGCCCGCCGCGCCGCCCGTCCTCGCCGAGGTCGTGCGGTCCGGTTTCGTCGAGGGGCGGCACCGGGGCGCCCTGGTCGTCCTGGGCGCCGACGGGGCCGTGGAACTGGCGCTCGGCGACGTGACGGCACCCGTCTTCCCCCGCTCCTCCAACAAGCCCCTGCAGGCCGCGGCGGTGCTGCGGGCCGGGCTGGACCTGGCCGGGGAGCGGCTGGCGCTGGCCGCCGCCAGCCACTCTGGAGAAACCTTCCATCGCACGCTCGTGCGGACCATGCTCGCCGATTTCGGGCTCGACGCCGGGCTGCTGCGGTGCCCGCCCGACCTGCCCCTGGACGCCGAGGAACGCGACCTCTACCTGGCCTCCGGCGAGTCCGCCGACCCCGTCACCATGAACTGCTCCGGCAAGCACACCGCGATGCTCGCCGCCTGTGCGCTGCGCGGCTGGCCGCTGGAGGACTACCTCGACCCCGGACACCCGCTCCAGCGGCTCGTCCACCGGACCGTGGAGGACGCGGCGGGCGAGCCGGTCGCCGCGGTCGGCACCGACGGGTGCGGGGCCCCGCTGATGGCGATCAGCCTGGTCGGCCTGGCCCGCGCCTTCCAGAACGTCGCCGGCGCCGAGCCCGGCACGCCCGAACGCCGGGTCGCCGACGCGATGCGCGCCCACCCCGAGTACGTCGCCGGCACCCGCCGGGCCGACACCTGGCTGATGCGCGAGGTGCCGGGCACGCTCTCCAAGATGGGCGCCGAGGCGGTCCAGGCGGTGGCCCTGCCGGACGGCCGCGCCCTCGCCTTCAAGATCGAGGACGGGGCGACGCGGGCGCTCGGCCCGGTCCTCGCCCGCGCGCTCACCCTGCTCGGCGTGGACGGCCCCGTGGTCGGCCGCATCGGCCGCGCGCCGCTGCTGGGCGGCGGCGCGGAGGTGGGGGAGATCCGGGCGGCGTTCTGA
- a CDS encoding glycine cleavage T C-terminal barrel domain-containing protein — protein MKSPLLSLPGAVPAEGVDEGVAAHYGDLFREQRALADGTGFVDLSHRGVLTVTGEDRLSWLHLLLTQHVSDLPAGEATEALVLSANGHIEHALYLVDDGTTVWAHVEPGTQEALLAYLESMKFFYRAEVADRTADTAVVHLPAGSIAEVPEGAVVRETAYGRDLFLPRAGLADFAAQAGPPAGILAYEALRVEQHRPRLGFETDHRTIPHELGLIGSAVHLQKGCYRGQETVARVQNLGKPPRRLVFLHLDGSEVHLPGHGAPVRVADDGPDGRKIGFVTTSVRHHELGPVALALVKRNVPVDARLVAEDTAAAQETVVEP, from the coding sequence ATGAAGAGCCCTCTGCTGTCCCTGCCCGGCGCCGTCCCCGCCGAGGGCGTGGACGAAGGCGTCGCCGCCCACTACGGCGACCTGTTCCGCGAGCAGCGTGCCCTCGCCGACGGCACCGGATTCGTCGACCTCTCCCACCGCGGCGTCCTCACCGTCACCGGCGAGGACCGGCTGAGCTGGCTGCACCTGCTGCTCACCCAGCACGTCAGCGACCTGCCGGCCGGCGAGGCCACCGAGGCCCTGGTCCTCTCCGCCAACGGCCACATCGAGCACGCCCTCTACCTCGTCGACGACGGGACCACCGTCTGGGCGCACGTCGAACCCGGCACCCAGGAGGCGCTCCTCGCCTACCTGGAGTCCATGAAGTTCTTCTACCGGGCCGAGGTCGCCGACCGCACCGCCGACACCGCCGTCGTCCACCTCCCGGCCGGCTCCATCGCCGAGGTCCCCGAGGGCGCCGTGGTCCGCGAGACGGCGTACGGCCGCGATCTCTTCCTGCCCCGCGCCGGGCTGGCGGACTTCGCCGCCCAGGCCGGTCCGCCCGCCGGCATCCTGGCGTACGAGGCGCTCCGGGTCGAGCAGCACCGGCCCCGGCTCGGCTTCGAGACCGACCACCGCACCATCCCGCACGAGCTGGGCCTGATCGGCAGCGCCGTCCACCTCCAGAAGGGCTGCTACCGCGGCCAGGAGACCGTCGCCCGGGTGCAGAACCTGGGCAAGCCGCCGCGCCGCCTGGTCTTCCTGCACCTGGACGGCAGCGAGGTCCACCTCCCCGGGCACGGCGCCCCGGTCCGCGTGGCCGACGACGGCCCCGACGGCCGGAAGATCGGCTTCGTCACCACGTCCGTACGCCACCACGAGCTGGGGCCGGTCGCCCTCGCCCTGGTCAAGCGGAACGTACCGGTCGACGCCCGGCTGGTCGCCGAGGACACCGCCGCCGCGCAGGAGACCGTCGTCGAGCCGTGA
- a CDS encoding MoaD/ThiS family protein, with translation MAKVTVRYWAAAKAAAGVAEEPYEADTLAGVLDAVRERHPGELTRVLMRCSFLVDGAPAGTRAHETVRLAEGGTVEVLPPFAGG, from the coding sequence ATGGCAAAGGTCACGGTGCGCTACTGGGCGGCCGCGAAGGCCGCGGCGGGGGTGGCCGAGGAACCGTACGAGGCGGACACGCTCGCCGGGGTGCTCGACGCGGTGCGCGAACGCCACCCGGGCGAACTCACCCGCGTGCTGATGCGCTGCTCGTTCCTCGTCGACGGCGCCCCGGCCGGCACCCGCGCGCACGAGACGGTACGGCTGGCCGAGGGCGGCACGGTCGAAGTGCTCCCGCCGTTCGCAGGAGGGTGA
- a CDS encoding DsrE family protein, with amino-acid sequence MAKKLVIKLTAGADAPERCSQAFTVAAVAVASGVEVSLWLTGEASWFALPGRAAEFALPHAAPLPDLLDSVLAGGRLTLCTQCAARREITEGDVLDGVRIAGAQVFVQEAMGEETQALVY; translated from the coding sequence ATGGCGAAGAAGCTGGTGATCAAGCTGACGGCGGGGGCCGACGCTCCCGAGCGGTGCTCGCAGGCGTTCACGGTCGCGGCGGTGGCCGTGGCCAGCGGGGTCGAGGTCTCCCTGTGGCTGACCGGCGAGGCGTCCTGGTTCGCGCTGCCGGGCCGGGCGGCCGAGTTCGCCCTGCCGCACGCGGCGCCGCTGCCCGACCTGCTGGACTCGGTGCTGGCCGGCGGCCGGCTGACGCTGTGCACGCAGTGCGCGGCCCGCCGGGAGATCACGGAGGGCGACGTGCTCGACGGGGTGCGGATCGCGGGCGCCCAGGTCTTCGTGCAGGAGGCCATGGGCGAGGAGACGCAGGCGCTCGTCTACTGA
- a CDS encoding DUF3099 domain-containing protein → MYARRRHVYFAMMGTCLALFVLAWGVVRLWSVPAAVGMCVVAMLIPPVAAMVANRRGPEDRWWDDPSGDPQSDEWWDELDGKNRHR, encoded by the coding sequence ATGTACGCACGGCGGCGTCACGTGTACTTCGCCATGATGGGGACGTGCCTCGCGCTCTTCGTCCTGGCCTGGGGCGTGGTGCGCCTCTGGTCGGTCCCGGCCGCCGTCGGCATGTGCGTGGTGGCCATGCTCATCCCGCCGGTCGCCGCGATGGTCGCCAACCGCCGGGGCCCCGAGGACCGCTGGTGGGACGACCCCTCGGGCGATCCGCAGTCCGACGAGTGGTGGGACGAGCTGGACGGCAAGAACCGCCACCGGTGA
- a CDS encoding DUF2993 domain-containing protein, giving the protein MRALRILLIVVVVLGGLFAIADRLAVNFAENEVAERLRTSENLAETPDVSINGFPFLTQLLGGELDDVEIGIGSYEAAAGDGGKKIRIDDLRAHMKGVGFSGDFSSATAASAEGSASISYDELLKAAKSEPTQAAPGVTAKVVGLSDGGNGKIRVALEATVLGTPLPEPVHVLSTVRVEGDDVEVAADGLPTVAGVKLPESRVRAITDFRQRIDGLPGGITIDKVEAAQDGVRITVKGSDIRLAG; this is encoded by the coding sequence ATGCGAGCACTGCGAATACTGCTGATCGTCGTCGTGGTCCTGGGCGGACTCTTCGCCATCGCGGACCGTCTCGCGGTCAACTTCGCCGAGAACGAGGTGGCCGAGCGGCTGCGCACCTCCGAGAACCTCGCCGAGACGCCGGACGTGTCGATCAACGGCTTCCCGTTCCTCACCCAGCTCCTGGGCGGCGAGCTGGACGACGTCGAGATCGGCATCGGCTCCTACGAGGCCGCCGCCGGCGACGGCGGCAAGAAGATCCGCATCGACGACCTGCGGGCCCACATGAAGGGCGTCGGCTTCTCCGGCGACTTCTCCTCGGCCACGGCGGCGAGCGCCGAGGGCAGCGCGTCCATCTCCTACGACGAGCTGCTGAAGGCCGCCAAGTCCGAGCCGACCCAGGCCGCCCCGGGCGTCACGGCGAAGGTCGTGGGCCTCTCCGACGGCGGCAACGGCAAGATCAGGGTGGCCCTGGAGGCGACGGTGCTGGGCACGCCGCTGCCCGAGCCGGTGCACGTGCTCAGCACCGTGCGGGTCGAGGGCGACGACGTCGAGGTGGCCGCCGACGGGCTGCCCACGGTCGCCGGTGTGAAGCTGCCCGAGTCCCGGGTGCGGGCCATCACCGACTTCCGCCAGCGCATCGACGGTCTGCCCGGCGGCATCACGATCGACAAGGTCGAGGCGGCGCAGGACGGCGTGCGGATCACCGTGAAGGGTTCGGACATCCGCCTGGCCGGGTAG
- the dtd gene encoding D-aminoacyl-tRNA deacylase, whose protein sequence is MRAVVQRVDGASVVVDGETVGAIEGEGLCVLVGVTHEDTPEQADRLARKLWSLRMLHDEKSCSDIGAPLLVISQFTLYGDARKGRRPTWSAAAPGEVAEPLVDEVVARLRALGATVATGRFGARMRVALTNDGPFTVLVEV, encoded by the coding sequence ATGCGTGCGGTGGTGCAGAGGGTGGACGGCGCGAGCGTCGTCGTGGACGGCGAGACGGTGGGGGCGATCGAGGGCGAGGGGCTGTGCGTCCTGGTCGGGGTGACCCACGAGGACACCCCGGAGCAGGCGGACCGGCTCGCCCGCAAGCTGTGGTCGCTGCGGATGCTGCACGACGAGAAGTCGTGCAGCGACATCGGCGCCCCGCTGCTGGTGATCAGCCAGTTCACCCTGTACGGCGACGCCCGCAAGGGCCGCCGCCCCACCTGGAGCGCCGCCGCCCCCGGCGAGGTGGCCGAGCCGCTGGTCGACGAGGTGGTGGCCCGGCTGCGGGCGCTGGGGGCCACCGTGGCGACGGGCCGGTTCGGCGCACGGATGCGGGTCGCGCTGACGAACGACGGCCCGTTCACGGTGCTCGTCGAGGTGTGA
- a CDS encoding DUF1416 domain-containing protein, with the protein MCGAKAGGPDASTIKPGETTIQGQVTRDGEPVTGYVRLLDSTGEFTAEVPTSATGQFRFYAAEGTWTVRALVPGGTADRTVVAQQGGLAEVAIAV; encoded by the coding sequence ATGTGCGGAGCGAAGGCCGGCGGCCCCGACGCCTCGACGATCAAGCCCGGTGAGACCACCATCCAGGGCCAGGTGACCCGCGACGGCGAGCCGGTGACGGGCTACGTCCGTCTGCTGGACTCGACCGGCGAGTTCACGGCGGAGGTCCCCACCTCCGCGACGGGCCAGTTCCGTTTCTACGCGGCCGAGGGCACCTGGACCGTCCGGGCACTGGTCCCGGGCGGCACCGCCGACCGCACGGTCGTCGCCCAGCAGGGCGGACTGGCGGAGGTCGCGATCGCCGTCTGA